In one Sebastes umbrosus isolate fSebUmb1 chromosome 13, fSebUmb1.pri, whole genome shotgun sequence genomic region, the following are encoded:
- the cenpj gene encoding centromere protein J isoform X1 gives MQHLGCSRSFTLAGFVLIMAAGFESPVCYVSKAQVFTPVTRTFVDVTAGLQHSQADFLARWLPSSTRAGVILSPGCPDLAGSLRYNSTAVGSSPSLEPDDSFASDFAPLPGSVDSSCCLGVDGFARSPGGEKAGTDRPVSGLSSSVAPRNLDGELDSLGEMASKSQDVPIRMKLEQLRKWQQHMQEQLKAHQLEELLRLQEEQQRLLGMMNGSQHCIEDDTESSGLSGAEWEDNSLQRACRYTESLYSPSINCRGASQGSTCGLRQEREPSPAQSPERLPRGQDCQEVDDEEEGMWNSREDTSHFHEHDDTLIPSNGGALTEDNSREEDEVFHDRPIKSGIGGQKKTFEELLEEQMRVEEQRLRSARQQQSQDGAEAVPPKRAFLKRGDGLSRFTNNRKASLPKMGVKKDLKPPLKARVISRSNSEPTAIQRGGVQQRLPVQRKTATLNKENRLRGLISPPRDIRVESKAARMKVLGSHQRQNTDGPESIQTDPEGRQTKHNLWQVKEQDNRKVGQLAQTVRNTGPNTQPNPVTKQVGVLRGPEKAEHDAARETSCGSRVETADGVPQESFELSFQEKLGRWDCDLQVENMELGEFELLEQAAEELSFSSNSSFVIKVLQMDQHYRGLHPRRLSSTPIKSPPGGGSQRCSGVDSSGGLACKSSSVNSEVVVVKMRDDALQNKASIEDQEEQEGQEISDVSSCGSSESEDQEVAVKPASFPSSLCFPAQSNPPYDKRSYQDEDSCRDSDVTRGDDGGESDGALSNADESTLIEDRDGQQGGVVFDDDDTWNDLEDTAVGTANDSRGVSPANGISPPPRTLLRKVAASKVVELDKGSDLLPPPSPPPPASQLMTRLFPSLKPKAQTAPLPPPPAAPVAPESKKSEEETGQQVQSRQLRERLVELEIEIERFKKENAALAKLRQENEKNQEHLRKERLEFEQRRAEELAKFEEYKKEENRKLQKERKLFEKHASAARAIPDKKEREEIQVLKQQLGSLQEELRGRESRWASTHSRLRQQIDSLSQENGSLRDEIRMLEKLRLSAWKKNPVTAEKDNEMKDAPKICENNGTSVTKGVKFASPLDTRRSSISPPESSAARRSSREISQSTTGGIKSSLRRPSAPVFSSSSSSSSSSSLPGRRTEESSTPASKIQDRPPNQEHSHSCSPKRDSLPKEPKECSEAKEPESAQEVITHPDGRIEKVLAGGDRLIVFNNGTKKEVSADGLTVKVTFFNGDTKEVAADQRVIYFYADAQTTHITYPDGIEVLHFPNNQTEKHFPDGRKEITFPDQTVKNLFPNGREESVLTDGTIIQVNPDGTKEILFNTGQKEIHTADYKRREYPDGTVKTVYSDGRQETRYPNGRLRVKDKDGNVVLDSGA, from the exons atgcaacaccTGGGTTGTAGTCGTTCTTTTACTCTCGCGGGCTTTGTTTTGATAATGGCGGCAGGCTTCGAATCTCCTGTCTGTTATGTTTCTAAAGCGCAGGTTTTCACTCCGGTTACACGGACGTTCGTCGATGTTACAG CCGGGCTGCAGCACTCCCAGGCAGACTTCCTGGCACGCTGGTTGCCAAGTAGCACAAGAGCCGGGGTGATCCTCAGCCCGGGCTGCCCTGACTTAGCTGGCTCGTTGCGGTACAACTCCACTGCCGTGGGATCATCCCCTTCCCTTGAGCCAGACGACTCCTTCGCCTCCGACTTCGCCCCTCTGCCCGGCtctgtagacagcagctgctgcctCGGTGTGGATGGGTTTGCCCGGTCGCCTGGAGGAGAGAAGGCCGGGACTGACAGGCCAGTGAGCGGGCTGTCCTCCTCTGTGGCTCCGAGGAATCTAGATGGAGAGTTGGACAGTTTGGGTGAGATGGCGAGCAAATCACAGGATGTGCCCATAAGGATGAAGCTAGAACAG ttgAGGAAATGGCAGCAGCACATGCAGGAGCAGCTAAAAGCTCatcagctggaggagctgcttcGCCTccaagaggagcagcagaggctgCTGGGAATGATGAACGGATCCCAGCACTGCATAGAAG ATGACACAGAGAGTTCAGGGCTGTCAGGAGCAGAATGGGAGGACAACTCGCTGCAGAGAGCCTGTCGTTACACAGAGAGCCTATACAGCCCCTCCATAAACTGCCGTGGGGCCTCACAGGGCTCCACCTGTGGCCTCCGACAGGAACGAGAGCCCTCACCTGCACAAAGTCCGGAGCGGCTACCAAGAGGTCAAGATTGTCAGGAGGTGGACGATGAGGAAGAGG GCATGTGGAACTCCAGAGAAGATACTAGCCATTTTCATGAGCATGATGACACGTTAATACCAAGTAATGGTGGGGCTTTGACTGAAGAcaacagcagagaagaagatgaagtCTTCCATGACAG ACCTATAAAGTCGGGTATCGGGGGTCAGAAGAAGACGTTTGAGGAGCTGTTGGAGGAGCAGATGAGGGTTGAGGAGCAGAGGCTGAGGTCTGCCCGGCAACAGCAG AGCCAAGATGGAGCTGAAGCTGTCCCTCCTAAGAGGGCCTTCCTGAAGCGAGGCGACGGCCTCTCGAGATTTACTAACAATCGCAAAGCCTCGCTACCAAAAATGGGGGTGAAAAAGGACCTAAAACCACCGCTCAAGGCCAGAGTAATCTCCCGCAGCAACTCAGAGCCTACAGCTATCCAGAGAGGTGGCGTCCAGCAGCGGCTTCCCGTTCAGCGTAAAACCGCCACGCTCAACAAGGAAAACCGACTGAGAGGTCTCATCTCGCCACCTCGGGACATCAGAGTTGAGAGTAAGGCAGCACGGATGAAGGTTTTGGGTAGTCATCAAAGACAGAACACAGACGGACCGGAGTCCATTCAAACTGACCCGGAGGGgagacaaaccaaacataacCTTTGGCAAGTAAAGGAGCAGGATAATAGGAAAGTGGGTCAGTTGGCTCAGACTGTGAGGAACACCGGTCCTAACACGCAGCCAAACCCTGTAACCAAACAGGTGGGTGTGTTAAGAGGACCAGAGAAGGCTGAACACGATGCTGCTAGAGAGACAAGTTGTGGTTCAAGAGTGGAAACGGCAGACGGAGTTCCACAGGAGTCGTTTGAGTTGTCGTTCCAGGAGAAGCTCGGGCGCTGGGATTGTGACCTGCAGGTGGAGAACATGGAGCTGGGAGAGTTTGAGCTGCTGGAGCAAGCGGCCGAGGAGCTGTCCTTCTCCTCCAACTCCTCCTTTGTCATAAAG GTTCTCCAGATGGACCAGCATTACAGGGGGCTGCACCCACGGCGGCTCTCCTCCACCCCCATCAAGTCGCCACCCGGAGGAGGCAGTCAGAGGTGCAGCGGTGTTGACAGTAGCGGTGGCTTGGCGTGTAAAAGCAGCTCCGTGAACTCAGAAGTGGTCGTGGTGAAGATGAGAGACGACGCCCTCCAGAACAAGGCGAGCATCGAGGatcaggaggagcaggaaggaCAGGAGATCTCTGATGTTTCATCCTGTGGCAGCTCTGAATCTGAAGACCAGGAAGTGGCGGTCAAACCAGCTTCGTTTCCCAGCAGCCTTTGCTTTCCCGCACAGTCCAACCCGCCATACGACAAGCGGTCGTATCAGGACGAGGACAGTTGCAGGGATTCAGATGTGACACGAGGCGACGACGGCGGGGAGAGCGATGGCGCGCTCAGCAACGCTGACGAGTCCACTCTGATAGAGGACAGAGACGGGCAGCAGGGTGGAGTTGTGTTTGACGACGACGACACGTGGAACGACCTGGAGGACACCGCGGTCGGCACGGCCAATGACAGTAGAGGAGTTAGTCCAGCCAATGGGATCTCTCCACCACCGCGGACTCTGTTGAGGAAGGTGGCAGCGAGCAAAGTAGTGGAGCTGGATAAGGGCTCggatcttcttcctcctccttctcctcctcctcctgcctcacAGCTCATGACCAGGTTGTTCCCCTCACTGAAGCCAAAGGCCCAGACTgcacctctccctcctcctcctgctgctcctgttGCTCCTGAGTCCAAAAAGTCAGAGGAGGAGACAG GCCAGCAGGTCCAGTCTAGACAGCTGAGGGAGAGACTGGTGGAACTGGAGATCGAGATCGAGAGATTTAAGAAGGAGAACGCCGCCCTTGCCAAACTGAGACAGGAGAACGAGAAAAACCAGGAACATCTCAG GAAAGAGCGTTTGGAGTTTGAGCAGAGGAGAGCGGAGGAGCTGGCCAAGTTTGAGGAGTACAAGAAAGAGGAGAACAGGAAGTTGCAGAAGGAGCGCAAACTGTTTGAGAAGCACGCGTCGGCCGCCAGAGCCATCCCTGACAAGAAGGAGCGAGAGGAAATCCAG GTGTTGAAGCAGCAGCTGGGCTCGCTCCAGGAGGAGCTGAGGGGGAGGGAGAGTCGCTGGGCGTCGACTCACAGCCGGCTGAGGCAGCAGATCGACTCCCTCAGCCAGGAGAACGGCTCTCTCCGGGACGAG ATCCGTATGTTGGAAAAGCTCCGCCTCAGTGCCTGGAAGAAAAACCCTGTCACTGCAGAGAAGGACAACGAAATGAAAGACGCTCCCAAAATATGTGAGAACAACGGGACATCTGTGACCAAAGGAGTGAAATTCGCT agtCCTCTTGACACCAGAAGAAGCAGCATCAGTCCTCCAGAGAGCAGCGCGGCTAGAAGGAGCTCCAGAGAGATCAGTCAGAGTACTACAG GCGGGATAAAAAGCAGCCTGAGGAGGCCATCAGCGCCAGTcttctcttcatcttcctcctcctcctcctcttcctcgctgcctggcaggaggacagaggagagttCAACACCTGCCAGCAAGATCCAGGACAGACCGCCAAACCAAGAACACTCACACAGCTGCTCTCCA AAAAGAGATTCTCTGCCAAAAGAACCAAAAGAGTGCAGCGAAGCCAAAGAGCCAGAATCAGCTCAGGAGGTCATCACACACCCTGATGGGAGG ATAGAGAAGGTTCTGGCCGGTGGCGATCGCCTCATCGTCTTTAACAACGGGACCAAGAAGGAGGTTTCAGCCGACGGACTGACGGTTAAAGTCACCTTTTTCAACGGAGACACCAAAGAGGTCGCAGCCGACCAGAGAGTG ATCTACTTCTACGCCGACGCCCAGACGACTCACATCACCTACCCAGACGGCATCGAGGTCCTGCACTTCCCCAACAACCAGACCG AGAAACATTTCCCAGACGGCCGTAAAGAAATCACCTTCCCAGACCAGACGGTCAAGAATCTTTTCCCCAACGGCCGGGAGGAGAGCGTGCTGACGGACGGCACCATCATACAAGTCAACCC GGACGGCACCAAGGAGATCCTGTTCAACACGGGCCAGAAGGAGATCCACACGGCCGACTACAAGAGGAGGGAGTATCCCGACGGCACCGTGAAGACAGTCTACAGCGACGGCAGGCAGGAAACCCGCTATCCCAACGGACGGCTCCGGGTCAAAGACAAAGACGGAAACGTCGTCCTGGACAGCGGAGCGTAG
- the cenpj gene encoding centromere protein J isoform X2 codes for MSSPAGLQHSQADFLARWLPSSTRAGVILSPGCPDLAGSLRYNSTAVGSSPSLEPDDSFASDFAPLPGSVDSSCCLGVDGFARSPGGEKAGTDRPVSGLSSSVAPRNLDGELDSLGEMASKSQDVPIRMKLEQLRKWQQHMQEQLKAHQLEELLRLQEEQQRLLGMMNGSQHCIEDDTESSGLSGAEWEDNSLQRACRYTESLYSPSINCRGASQGSTCGLRQEREPSPAQSPERLPRGQDCQEVDDEEEGMWNSREDTSHFHEHDDTLIPSNGGALTEDNSREEDEVFHDRPIKSGIGGQKKTFEELLEEQMRVEEQRLRSARQQQSQDGAEAVPPKRAFLKRGDGLSRFTNNRKASLPKMGVKKDLKPPLKARVISRSNSEPTAIQRGGVQQRLPVQRKTATLNKENRLRGLISPPRDIRVESKAARMKVLGSHQRQNTDGPESIQTDPEGRQTKHNLWQVKEQDNRKVGQLAQTVRNTGPNTQPNPVTKQVGVLRGPEKAEHDAARETSCGSRVETADGVPQESFELSFQEKLGRWDCDLQVENMELGEFELLEQAAEELSFSSNSSFVIKVLQMDQHYRGLHPRRLSSTPIKSPPGGGSQRCSGVDSSGGLACKSSSVNSEVVVVKMRDDALQNKASIEDQEEQEGQEISDVSSCGSSESEDQEVAVKPASFPSSLCFPAQSNPPYDKRSYQDEDSCRDSDVTRGDDGGESDGALSNADESTLIEDRDGQQGGVVFDDDDTWNDLEDTAVGTANDSRGVSPANGISPPPRTLLRKVAASKVVELDKGSDLLPPPSPPPPASQLMTRLFPSLKPKAQTAPLPPPPAAPVAPESKKSEEETGQQVQSRQLRERLVELEIEIERFKKENAALAKLRQENEKNQEHLRKERLEFEQRRAEELAKFEEYKKEENRKLQKERKLFEKHASAARAIPDKKEREEIQVLKQQLGSLQEELRGRESRWASTHSRLRQQIDSLSQENGSLRDEIRMLEKLRLSAWKKNPVTAEKDNEMKDAPKICENNGTSVTKGVKFASPLDTRRSSISPPESSAARRSSREISQSTTGGIKSSLRRPSAPVFSSSSSSSSSSSLPGRRTEESSTPASKIQDRPPNQEHSHSCSPKRDSLPKEPKECSEAKEPESAQEVITHPDGRIEKVLAGGDRLIVFNNGTKKEVSADGLTVKVTFFNGDTKEVAADQRVIYFYADAQTTHITYPDGIEVLHFPNNQTEKHFPDGRKEITFPDQTVKNLFPNGREESVLTDGTIIQVNPDGTKEILFNTGQKEIHTADYKRREYPDGTVKTVYSDGRQETRYPNGRLRVKDKDGNVVLDSGA; via the exons ATGTCATCTCCAGCCGGGCTGCAGCACTCCCAGGCAGACTTCCTGGCACGCTGGTTGCCAAGTAGCACAAGAGCCGGGGTGATCCTCAGCCCGGGCTGCCCTGACTTAGCTGGCTCGTTGCGGTACAACTCCACTGCCGTGGGATCATCCCCTTCCCTTGAGCCAGACGACTCCTTCGCCTCCGACTTCGCCCCTCTGCCCGGCtctgtagacagcagctgctgcctCGGTGTGGATGGGTTTGCCCGGTCGCCTGGAGGAGAGAAGGCCGGGACTGACAGGCCAGTGAGCGGGCTGTCCTCCTCTGTGGCTCCGAGGAATCTAGATGGAGAGTTGGACAGTTTGGGTGAGATGGCGAGCAAATCACAGGATGTGCCCATAAGGATGAAGCTAGAACAG ttgAGGAAATGGCAGCAGCACATGCAGGAGCAGCTAAAAGCTCatcagctggaggagctgcttcGCCTccaagaggagcagcagaggctgCTGGGAATGATGAACGGATCCCAGCACTGCATAGAAG ATGACACAGAGAGTTCAGGGCTGTCAGGAGCAGAATGGGAGGACAACTCGCTGCAGAGAGCCTGTCGTTACACAGAGAGCCTATACAGCCCCTCCATAAACTGCCGTGGGGCCTCACAGGGCTCCACCTGTGGCCTCCGACAGGAACGAGAGCCCTCACCTGCACAAAGTCCGGAGCGGCTACCAAGAGGTCAAGATTGTCAGGAGGTGGACGATGAGGAAGAGG GCATGTGGAACTCCAGAGAAGATACTAGCCATTTTCATGAGCATGATGACACGTTAATACCAAGTAATGGTGGGGCTTTGACTGAAGAcaacagcagagaagaagatgaagtCTTCCATGACAG ACCTATAAAGTCGGGTATCGGGGGTCAGAAGAAGACGTTTGAGGAGCTGTTGGAGGAGCAGATGAGGGTTGAGGAGCAGAGGCTGAGGTCTGCCCGGCAACAGCAG AGCCAAGATGGAGCTGAAGCTGTCCCTCCTAAGAGGGCCTTCCTGAAGCGAGGCGACGGCCTCTCGAGATTTACTAACAATCGCAAAGCCTCGCTACCAAAAATGGGGGTGAAAAAGGACCTAAAACCACCGCTCAAGGCCAGAGTAATCTCCCGCAGCAACTCAGAGCCTACAGCTATCCAGAGAGGTGGCGTCCAGCAGCGGCTTCCCGTTCAGCGTAAAACCGCCACGCTCAACAAGGAAAACCGACTGAGAGGTCTCATCTCGCCACCTCGGGACATCAGAGTTGAGAGTAAGGCAGCACGGATGAAGGTTTTGGGTAGTCATCAAAGACAGAACACAGACGGACCGGAGTCCATTCAAACTGACCCGGAGGGgagacaaaccaaacataacCTTTGGCAAGTAAAGGAGCAGGATAATAGGAAAGTGGGTCAGTTGGCTCAGACTGTGAGGAACACCGGTCCTAACACGCAGCCAAACCCTGTAACCAAACAGGTGGGTGTGTTAAGAGGACCAGAGAAGGCTGAACACGATGCTGCTAGAGAGACAAGTTGTGGTTCAAGAGTGGAAACGGCAGACGGAGTTCCACAGGAGTCGTTTGAGTTGTCGTTCCAGGAGAAGCTCGGGCGCTGGGATTGTGACCTGCAGGTGGAGAACATGGAGCTGGGAGAGTTTGAGCTGCTGGAGCAAGCGGCCGAGGAGCTGTCCTTCTCCTCCAACTCCTCCTTTGTCATAAAG GTTCTCCAGATGGACCAGCATTACAGGGGGCTGCACCCACGGCGGCTCTCCTCCACCCCCATCAAGTCGCCACCCGGAGGAGGCAGTCAGAGGTGCAGCGGTGTTGACAGTAGCGGTGGCTTGGCGTGTAAAAGCAGCTCCGTGAACTCAGAAGTGGTCGTGGTGAAGATGAGAGACGACGCCCTCCAGAACAAGGCGAGCATCGAGGatcaggaggagcaggaaggaCAGGAGATCTCTGATGTTTCATCCTGTGGCAGCTCTGAATCTGAAGACCAGGAAGTGGCGGTCAAACCAGCTTCGTTTCCCAGCAGCCTTTGCTTTCCCGCACAGTCCAACCCGCCATACGACAAGCGGTCGTATCAGGACGAGGACAGTTGCAGGGATTCAGATGTGACACGAGGCGACGACGGCGGGGAGAGCGATGGCGCGCTCAGCAACGCTGACGAGTCCACTCTGATAGAGGACAGAGACGGGCAGCAGGGTGGAGTTGTGTTTGACGACGACGACACGTGGAACGACCTGGAGGACACCGCGGTCGGCACGGCCAATGACAGTAGAGGAGTTAGTCCAGCCAATGGGATCTCTCCACCACCGCGGACTCTGTTGAGGAAGGTGGCAGCGAGCAAAGTAGTGGAGCTGGATAAGGGCTCggatcttcttcctcctccttctcctcctcctcctgcctcacAGCTCATGACCAGGTTGTTCCCCTCACTGAAGCCAAAGGCCCAGACTgcacctctccctcctcctcctgctgctcctgttGCTCCTGAGTCCAAAAAGTCAGAGGAGGAGACAG GCCAGCAGGTCCAGTCTAGACAGCTGAGGGAGAGACTGGTGGAACTGGAGATCGAGATCGAGAGATTTAAGAAGGAGAACGCCGCCCTTGCCAAACTGAGACAGGAGAACGAGAAAAACCAGGAACATCTCAG GAAAGAGCGTTTGGAGTTTGAGCAGAGGAGAGCGGAGGAGCTGGCCAAGTTTGAGGAGTACAAGAAAGAGGAGAACAGGAAGTTGCAGAAGGAGCGCAAACTGTTTGAGAAGCACGCGTCGGCCGCCAGAGCCATCCCTGACAAGAAGGAGCGAGAGGAAATCCAG GTGTTGAAGCAGCAGCTGGGCTCGCTCCAGGAGGAGCTGAGGGGGAGGGAGAGTCGCTGGGCGTCGACTCACAGCCGGCTGAGGCAGCAGATCGACTCCCTCAGCCAGGAGAACGGCTCTCTCCGGGACGAG ATCCGTATGTTGGAAAAGCTCCGCCTCAGTGCCTGGAAGAAAAACCCTGTCACTGCAGAGAAGGACAACGAAATGAAAGACGCTCCCAAAATATGTGAGAACAACGGGACATCTGTGACCAAAGGAGTGAAATTCGCT agtCCTCTTGACACCAGAAGAAGCAGCATCAGTCCTCCAGAGAGCAGCGCGGCTAGAAGGAGCTCCAGAGAGATCAGTCAGAGTACTACAG GCGGGATAAAAAGCAGCCTGAGGAGGCCATCAGCGCCAGTcttctcttcatcttcctcctcctcctcctcttcctcgctgcctggcaggaggacagaggagagttCAACACCTGCCAGCAAGATCCAGGACAGACCGCCAAACCAAGAACACTCACACAGCTGCTCTCCA AAAAGAGATTCTCTGCCAAAAGAACCAAAAGAGTGCAGCGAAGCCAAAGAGCCAGAATCAGCTCAGGAGGTCATCACACACCCTGATGGGAGG ATAGAGAAGGTTCTGGCCGGTGGCGATCGCCTCATCGTCTTTAACAACGGGACCAAGAAGGAGGTTTCAGCCGACGGACTGACGGTTAAAGTCACCTTTTTCAACGGAGACACCAAAGAGGTCGCAGCCGACCAGAGAGTG ATCTACTTCTACGCCGACGCCCAGACGACTCACATCACCTACCCAGACGGCATCGAGGTCCTGCACTTCCCCAACAACCAGACCG AGAAACATTTCCCAGACGGCCGTAAAGAAATCACCTTCCCAGACCAGACGGTCAAGAATCTTTTCCCCAACGGCCGGGAGGAGAGCGTGCTGACGGACGGCACCATCATACAAGTCAACCC GGACGGCACCAAGGAGATCCTGTTCAACACGGGCCAGAAGGAGATCCACACGGCCGACTACAAGAGGAGGGAGTATCCCGACGGCACCGTGAAGACAGTCTACAGCGACGGCAGGCAGGAAACCCGCTATCCCAACGGACGGCTCCGGGTCAAAGACAAAGACGGAAACGTCGTCCTGGACAGCGGAGCGTAG